In the Trichoderma atroviride chromosome 4, complete sequence genome, CcagcgacggcagcaacagcggctCCTCCGGCCACTGCACCCGCCGGACCGGTCATGGTAGGCGACGTCGCCGTGACGGGAGATGTAGGCGTCGAGCCAGCCGCCACGGTGGCAGAGCCGATGAGACCGTGGATGACCTGGAACCACCGCTGGGCATCAGCAGCGGTGTGAGCCTTGAAATTCAGCTCGGAGCTGCCGGTGAGCTTGCTGCTCAGCGTGCCACTCTTGTCCTTGCCTTTGATGGTGAACTTGTCGCCAGTGGGCGATCCAATAACAGCGTCGGGGAGGTACAGCGACAGCTCGGGCTTGGGATCGGTGCGGGTATCGTCCGAGTCTTTAAACTCGTGCAGGAACTTGGATGGCGTAACGACGTAGTAGCCGGTGGAGTAGCCAAACGACAGCTTGTTGCGCGACTTGCGCTCCAGCGATCCCTCAATCAGCGTCTTGGTCGAGGTGTGCTCCATGTTAGGGAACTGAATCGCCTCGACAGAGCGCGGCGGGTCGTTGGCATTGACGAGCCTGTCGGCGAAGCGCTGCGAAAAGTTGGCCCACTCAAACTCGCGCGGGATGCACTGCGCCGTGCCGAGCATGTCGTTGTGCAGCGCGCGGATCTTCTCGCCCTGGCCGCCCGCGAGCTGCGTAAAGGCCTCCATGGCCTGCTGAATAACCTCGAGGACGTGCACCTCGAATGTGCGGAAGTTGTTCTGCACCGAGACGAGGTCGTTGTGGTGGTTGTTCTCGGCAATGACCTGGTTATTGAGGCGGTAGGTGATGCCGCGGCGAACCACGTACGGATCCTCGTGGGAGTCAATCTTTGCGCCGTGGGAGTCGTAGGAAGCAGCGCGCTGGCCGAGCAGCTCAATGTGCTTCTGCGTCACGTTGCGCAGCTTCTCGACCTCCTTGGCGCCCGCCTGCGC is a window encoding:
- a CDS encoding uncharacterized protein (EggNog:ENOG41) — translated: MATPISPTNTTLPSRATTGLSDGAIPEADPNTTSGLLAERLQAWKHMVGYLEDYVEAVEKIHGRQAKEYEKVLKTISNPLREGHHFDQSLGGVAGFFENMRTNTQAMINSNLETEKNIKGSVLPILDRLHKEIKHKAKELASGAQAGAKEVEKLRNVTQKHIELLGQRAASYDSHGAKIDSHEDPYVVRRGITYRLNNQVIAENNHHNDLVSVQNNFRTFEVHVLEVIQQAMEAFTQLAGGQGEKIRALHNDMLGTAQCIPREFEWANFSQRFADRLVNANDPPRSVEAIQFPNMEHTSTKTLIEGSLERKSRNKLSFGYSTGYYVVTPSKFLHEFKDSDDTRTDPKPELSLYLPDAVIGSPTGDKFTIKGKDKSGTLSSKLTGSSELNFKAHTAADAQRWFQVIHGLIGSATVAAGSTPTSPVTATSPTMTGPAGAVAGGAAVAAVAGAKASESPEARSPIATSSAEKHQAQEVGITGVTPEDKPAAA